A section of the Lepus europaeus isolate LE1 chromosome 10, mLepTim1.pri, whole genome shotgun sequence genome encodes:
- the RAB3IP gene encoding rab-3A-interacting protein isoform X3 has product MVREANVKQATAEKQLKEAQGKIDVLQAEVAALKTLVLSSSPTSPTQEPLPGGKTPFKKGHQRNKSTSSAMSGSHQDLSVIQPIVKDCKEADLSLYNEFRSWKDEPTMDRTCPFLDKIYQEDIFPCLTFSKSELASAVLEAVENNTLSIEPVGLQPIRFVKASAVECGGPKKCALTGQSKSCKHRIKLGDSSNYYYISPFCRYRITSVCNFFTYIRYIQQGLVKQQDVDQMFWEVMQLRKEMSLAKLGYFKEEL; this is encoded by the exons ATGGTGAGGGAAGCGAATGTCAAGCAAGCAACAGCAGAGAAACAGCTGAAAGAAGCTCAAGGAAAA ATTGATGTACTTCAAGCTGAAGTAGCTGCACTGAAGACACTTGTGTTGTCCAGTTCTCCAACCTCGCCTACACAGGAGCCTCTGCCAGGTGGAAAGACACCGTTTAAAAAGGGGCATCAGAGGAATAAAAGTACAAGCAGTGCCATGAGTGGCAGTCATCAGGACCTCAGTGTGATCCAGCCAATTGTAAAAGACTGCAAAGAG GCTGATCTGTCTCTGTATAATGAGTTCAGGTCTTGGAAGGATGAGCCAACAATGGACAGAACGTGTCCTTTCTTAGACAAAATCTATCAGGAAGATATCTTTCCGTGTTTGACATTTTCAAAAAGtgag CTGGCTTCAGCTGTTCTGGAGGCCGTGGAAAACAATACCCTGAGCATTGAACCGGTGGGGCTACAGCCGATTCGATTTGTGAAAGCTTCTGCAGTGGAATGTGGAGGACCAAA AAAATGTGCTCTCACCGGCCAGAGTAAGTCCTGTAAACACAGAATTAAATTAGGGGACTCAAGCAACTATTATTATATTTCTCCTTTTTGCAGATATAGG ATCACTTCTGTATGTAACTTTTTTACATACATTCGATATATCCAGCAGGGACTTGTGAAACAGCAGGATG TTGATCAGATGTTTTGGGAAGTTATGCAGTTGAGAAAAGAGATGTCCTTGGCAAAGCTGGGATATTTCAAAGAGGAACTCTGA